One part of the Lentimicrobium sp. L6 genome encodes these proteins:
- a CDS encoding class I SAM-dependent methyltransferase yields MGFLRRVSKKVIPFWMGQKLRGAYQKSLGLYYRGNQFYCPFCGYSFSKMLEDGFDLPVIIEKEIIGSGRRENCTCPRCFSKDRDRLIYLYLENKTQVFFEPNKILHIAPEAWLKEMFRKLPNIDYTCGVKEVEGMGYYYDRMTRELDITNLEMKDNLYDIVICNHVLEHIYDDDIAMSEIYRVLKPGGWAILQVPISPIIEESIEDQDVISKKGREKHFGQFDHVRIYGQDYFKRLQKVGFETQRLHPVKDNWNIANLKKYALNNKEELFIATKPL; encoded by the coding sequence ATGGGATTCCTACGAAGAGTGAGTAAAAAAGTCATCCCTTTTTGGATGGGACAAAAATTAAGAGGAGCTTATCAAAAATCTCTTGGTTTATATTATAGAGGCAATCAATTTTATTGCCCATTTTGTGGTTATAGCTTTTCAAAAATGCTTGAAGACGGGTTTGATTTACCAGTGATCATAGAGAAAGAAATTATCGGTAGTGGTAGACGAGAAAACTGCACCTGCCCAAGATGCTTTAGCAAAGACAGAGATAGACTAATTTATCTATATCTTGAAAACAAAACCCAGGTTTTTTTTGAACCCAACAAAATTTTACACATTGCTCCAGAAGCATGGCTTAAAGAAATGTTCAGAAAGCTTCCGAACATTGACTATACCTGTGGTGTAAAAGAAGTCGAAGGAATGGGCTATTATTACGATAGAATGACCCGCGAACTGGATATAACCAATTTGGAGATGAAAGATAATCTTTATGATATTGTCATTTGCAATCATGTTTTGGAGCATATTTATGATGATGATATTGCCATGTCTGAAATATATCGTGTTTTAAAACCAGGAGGATGGGCCATTCTACAAGTTCCCATCTCCCCTATTATTGAAGAATCTATTGAAGACCAAGATGTCATTTCGAAAAAAGGTAGAGAAAAACATTTTGGACAATTCGATCATGTTCGAATATATGGACAAGATTATTTCAAAAGACTTCAAAAAGTAGGTTTCGAAACCCAAAGGCTTCATCCAGTAAAAGATAATTGGAATATTGCAAACCTTAAAAAGTATGCTTTAAACAATAAAGAAGAATTATTTATCGCCACTAAACCTCTTTAA
- the nqrC gene encoding NADH:ubiquinone reductase (Na(+)-transporting) subunit C — MNSNSNSYIFIYSVVMVVIVAAILSTAATLLKPMQQQNIKNEKMSSILASVNIESTPENAEELYSKYVTQELVVDAKGEIVGTFENGKLSGDARAFDVNIKAEQFKQSQGEAFISPLYVLKNQGKTFYVIPMLGKGLWGPVWGNIALEDDFNTVVGVIFDHKGETPGLGAEISTPIFESQFVGKSIFNKSGEFVSVTIQKGGAQTLPANMQNHAVDAISGGTITSVGVDDMMKDCLKNYVPYIKNQK, encoded by the coding sequence ATGAATAGTAATAGTAACTCATACATTTTTATTTATTCTGTAGTAATGGTTGTGATTGTTGCGGCAATTTTATCCACGGCTGCAACGCTTTTGAAGCCTATGCAGCAACAGAATATTAAAAATGAGAAGATGTCTTCGATATTAGCTTCTGTTAATATTGAATCGACTCCGGAAAATGCAGAAGAACTGTATAGTAAATACGTCACACAAGAATTAGTAGTTGATGCTAAGGGGGAAATAGTTGGAACATTTGAAAATGGAAAACTTAGTGGCGATGCTCGTGCTTTTGATGTAAACATTAAAGCAGAGCAATTTAAACAAAGCCAAGGTGAGGCATTTATATCACCTCTATATGTTTTAAAAAATCAAGGCAAAACCTTTTATGTCATTCCTATGTTAGGAAAAGGACTTTGGGGCCCTGTTTGGGGAAATATTGCTCTTGAAGATGACTTTAACACAGTCGTAGGTGTGATTTTCGATCATAAAGGTGAAACTCCTGGTTTAGGTGCTGAAATTAGCACGCCAATCTTCGAATCACAGTTTGTAGGCAAATCTATTTTTAATAAGAGCGGAGAATTTGTTTCCGTGACTATTCAAAAAGGTGGAGCTCAAACACTTCCTGCTAATATGCAAAATCATGCTGTAGATGCTATCTCAGGTGGTACTATCACCTCTGTTGGTGTTGACGACATGATGAAAGACTGTCTGAAAAACTATGTTCCATATATTAAAAATCAGAAATAA
- a CDS encoding DUF3298 and DUF4163 domain-containing protein: MNKINLYKPISIALILCALVFSSCKNEAKEEASLTFTEYSISEEIYLFGNENYPAFNLDVHIKLPEDKMTYQGLRQAMMKSYFDSLYLPQKTIQENLEALAQAHVSEYRAIEKELVLDSMDIGSSYNWEMIVNNQVLKHNQYFVSFMNEIFSFTGGAHGNTIRNHYVFDVKNDKLLSAGDLLNLSKCEDIIELQKKSAEKAGIILDDIFTGGFRCNNNFYLIEEGFIFHYDQYEIASYADGPIDIFISFTEIAPFLLDEQLAEKLFSETNN, from the coding sequence ATGAACAAAATAAATCTTTACAAACCTATCTCTATTGCCCTAATATTATGTGCTTTAGTATTTTCTTCTTGTAAAAATGAAGCCAAAGAAGAAGCTAGTTTAACATTCACAGAGTACAGCATATCTGAAGAAATTTATTTGTTTGGAAACGAAAACTATCCCGCTTTTAATCTGGATGTTCACATCAAACTTCCTGAGGACAAAATGACCTATCAAGGCCTTAGACAAGCCATGATGAAGAGCTATTTTGACTCTTTATACCTTCCTCAGAAAACAATTCAAGAAAATCTAGAAGCATTAGCCCAAGCGCACGTATCTGAATACAGAGCCATTGAGAAGGAACTCGTACTCGACAGTATGGATATAGGCTCAAGCTATAATTGGGAAATGATTGTAAACAATCAGGTATTAAAACATAATCAATACTTTGTTTCATTTATGAATGAAATTTTCTCATTCACTGGTGGTGCTCATGGAAATACTATCAGGAACCATTATGTTTTTGATGTAAAAAATGACAAATTACTATCTGCCGGAGACCTCCTCAACCTATCTAAATGTGAAGACATCATAGAACTACAAAAAAAATCAGCTGAAAAAGCAGGAATTATCCTTGATGATATTTTTACAGGTGGCTTTAGATGCAATAACAACTTCTACCTCATTGAAGAAGGCTTTATATTTCATTACGATCAATACGAAATTGCAAGTTATGCTGACGGGCCTATCGATATTTTTATTAGCTTTACAGAAATAGCTCCTTTTTTGCTTGACGAACAACTGGCAGAAAAGCTTTTTAGTGAAACCAACAATTAA
- a CDS encoding NADH:ubiquinone reductase (Na(+)-transporting) subunit D: protein MSDQVQEKESLFSAKNRKLISNAIGKDNPITVQVLGICSALAVTAKLEPAIVMSISVLFVLGIGNVVISLLRNTIPQRIRIIVQLVVIAALVILVDQVLKAFAYEVSKQLSVFVGLIITNCIIMGRFEAFSMANKPWPSFLDGVGNSIGYGLILIIIAFFRELFGSGTILGWNVFETIGLYDIGYVNNGLMILPPMALIATGIIIWVQRSRNPELIKD, encoded by the coding sequence ATGAGCGATCAAGTACAAGAAAAAGAATCATTGTTTTCTGCTAAAAACAGAAAGCTGATTTCAAATGCAATAGGCAAAGACAATCCTATTACAGTACAAGTATTGGGAATCTGCTCTGCATTAGCGGTTACAGCAAAACTGGAACCAGCTATTGTGATGTCAATTTCTGTATTATTTGTATTGGGGATAGGAAATGTGGTGATCTCTTTATTGAGAAATACCATTCCTCAAAGAATTCGTATTATCGTCCAATTAGTGGTAATTGCGGCATTGGTAATTTTAGTTGACCAAGTATTAAAAGCTTTCGCTTATGAAGTGAGCAAGCAGCTTTCAGTGTTTGTGGGTTTAATTATTACCAACTGTATTATTATGGGACGTTTCGAAGCATTCTCTATGGCGAATAAACCTTGGCCTTCTTTCTTAGACGGCGTTGGTAATTCCATTGGTTATGGTTTAATCCTCATCATTATTGCTTTCTTTAGAGAGTTATTTGGTTCTGGAACTATCTTAGGATGGAATGTGTTCGAAACCATAGGATTATACGATATAGGTTATGTTAATAATGGATTGATGATTCTTCCTCCAATGGCTTTAATAGCAACTGGAATTATTATTTGGGTACAAAGAAGCAGAAATCCTGAATTAATCAAAGACTAA
- the nqrE gene encoding NADH:ubiquinone reductase (Na(+)-transporting) subunit E: MQELLNIFVKSIFIDNMVFAYFLGMCSYIAVSKTVKTSVGLGLAVIFVLGITVPIGYLMNEFLLKPGALVWLDSEFIDVDLSFLSFIMFIAVIASMVQLVEMIVEKFSPALYASLGIFLPLIAVNCAILGGSLFMQEREYQSLAQATSFALGSGIGWFLAIVGIAAIREKIKYSNVPGPLKGIGITFIITGLMGIAFMSFLGIKL, encoded by the coding sequence ATGCAAGAATTATTAAACATATTTGTAAAATCCATATTTATAGATAATATGGTATTTGCCTATTTCTTAGGCATGTGTTCTTATATTGCGGTTTCTAAAACAGTGAAGACTTCTGTTGGACTGGGTTTAGCAGTTATCTTCGTGTTAGGAATTACCGTGCCTATTGGATATTTAATGAATGAATTCCTATTAAAGCCAGGCGCATTAGTGTGGTTAGATAGCGAATTTATTGATGTTGATTTGAGTTTCCTTAGTTTTATCATGTTCATTGCTGTTATTGCATCCATGGTACAATTAGTGGAAATGATTGTTGAGAAATTTTCTCCAGCATTATATGCTTCATTGGGTATCTTCTTACCATTAATTGCTGTAAACTGTGCCATCTTAGGTGGTTCATTGTTTATGCAAGAAAGAGAGTATCAATCATTGGCTCAAGCTACATCATTTGCATTGGGTTCTGGTATTGGTTGGTTCCTCGCTATTGTTGGTATTGCAGCCATTCGAGAAAAAATTAAGTATTCTAATGTTCCCGGACCATTAAAGGGAATTGGTATTACTTTTATTATCACAGGACTAATGGGAATTGCTTTCATGAGCTTCCTTGGTATTAAATTATAA
- a CDS encoding DUF5103 domain-containing protein, producing MKLKSITLFLLANLLINMALIAQKPYWDEYFSDNIETVQLTPPGEPLGDPFLVLNDKNSKLHLSFDMFGTEYQSLEYTLIHCDADWFASDLLPNEYLDGYTEAYINDYEYSINTKQPYIHYKANLPKSDMMITKSGNYILKVYPEDEDDKPLFIKRFMVIDSRATVGGKVNRTSDPSIRKTHQEVDFQVNITYLGSQFPSKELRVFVRQNQRWDNIKKDLQPLSISNGVMDFDLDKENVFPGLNTFRYFDFSSQRYNSEYLDRIDVSGAIDEVYLLPSQIRRGQEYVEDPDFHGVYFIETKDWANSRVEAEYSDVHFSMAYNVPLLDGEVYVLGELTNWNITPYNKMTYNYEKKAYETTLFLKQGYYSYMYAFLPTDAKTADVAFFEGSHYQTQNFYYVFVYFRAPGTTYDQLVGMTLFRDYSI from the coding sequence ATGAAACTCAAAAGCATAACTCTTTTTTTATTAGCCAATTTACTAATAAACATGGCTTTAATTGCTCAAAAGCCCTATTGGGACGAGTACTTTTCCGACAATATCGAGACTGTCCAATTGACTCCTCCCGGTGAACCTTTAGGCGATCCTTTTTTAGTATTAAACGATAAGAATAGTAAATTACACCTGAGCTTCGATATGTTTGGGACAGAATATCAATCATTGGAGTATACATTAATCCATTGCGATGCCGATTGGTTTGCATCTGATTTATTACCAAATGAATACCTTGATGGATATACAGAAGCTTATATTAATGACTATGAATACTCAATCAATACCAAACAACCTTATATCCACTATAAAGCAAACCTGCCCAAGAGCGATATGATGATCACCAAATCTGGAAATTACATTTTAAAAGTGTACCCTGAGGACGAGGATGACAAACCTTTATTTATTAAAAGATTTATGGTAATAGATTCTAGAGCTACCGTTGGAGGAAAAGTAAACAGGACAAGTGATCCAAGTATTAGGAAAACACATCAGGAAGTCGATTTCCAAGTTAATATCACTTATCTAGGAAGCCAGTTTCCATCTAAAGAATTAAGAGTATTTGTTCGTCAGAACCAAAGATGGGACAATATAAAAAAGGATCTTCAACCATTGAGTATTAGCAATGGTGTTATGGACTTTGACTTGGATAAAGAAAATGTATTCCCTGGATTAAATACATTTAGATATTTCGATTTCAGTAGCCAAAGATATAATTCAGAATATTTAGATAGAATCGATGTTAGTGGTGCTATTGATGAAGTTTATCTTCTTCCTTCACAGATAAGAAGAGGTCAAGAGTATGTTGAGGATCCAGATTTCCATGGCGTATATTTTATTGAAACAAAAGATTGGGCCAACTCAAGAGTAGAAGCAGAATATAGCGATGTCCACTTCTCTATGGCTTATAATGTGCCTTTATTAGATGGTGAAGTTTACGTTCTCGGCGAACTGACCAATTGGAATATAACACCCTATAATAAAATGACTTATAACTACGAAAAGAAAGCATACGAAACCACTCTGTTTTTAAAACAAGGTTACTATAGTTATATGTATGCTTTTCTTCCAACGGATGCTAAAACTGCAGATGTTGCATTCTTTGAGGGTAGCCATTATCAAACACAAAACTTCTATTATGTCTTTGTTTACTTCCGAGCTCCTGGCACCACATACGATCAATTAGTAGGTATGACTTTATTTAGAGATTACTCTATATAA
- a CDS encoding glycosyltransferase family 2 protein, which produces MLSLKIIFWVFLFIIFYAYVGYGILLFFLVRIKRLFVKKKGIYDPSYEPEVTLFVAAYNEKDYVDEKVNNSFSLEYPQEKVKQVWVTDGSDDGTPDLLQKYTDRGVEVYHEDARGGKIGAMNRGLAFVKTPIVIFSDGNTNLGHESIRRIVNMFSDPKVGCVSGEKRIYQKDSDSAAGTEGIYWKYESTLKKWDAELYSVVGAAGELFAIRTSLYEHVEKDTLLDDFIISLRVAMKGYTIQYDPEAYAIETSSANVKEELKRKIRISAGGIQSIVRMAPLLNIFKYGTLSFQYISHRVLRWTLAPLGLLILLITNLFITAQEGFFNFESIFTWFMWGQVVFYAAALLGWFFENRQIKVKILFIPYYFFIMNLSVYLGFRRYIKGNQSVKWERAQRAK; this is translated from the coding sequence ATGCTAAGTCTAAAAATTATATTCTGGGTATTCTTATTTATCATATTCTATGCCTATGTAGGCTATGGAATTTTACTATTTTTCTTAGTGAGAATTAAAAGATTATTTGTCAAGAAAAAAGGCATTTACGATCCAAGCTATGAACCAGAAGTTACACTCTTTGTCGCCGCATATAATGAGAAAGATTATGTAGACGAGAAAGTAAATAATAGCTTCAGTTTAGAATATCCACAAGAAAAAGTAAAACAAGTTTGGGTAACCGATGGTTCTGATGATGGAACTCCAGATTTGCTCCAAAAATATACCGATAGAGGCGTTGAAGTATATCATGAGGATGCCAGAGGAGGTAAAATTGGAGCCATGAACCGAGGTTTGGCTTTTGTTAAAACCCCTATCGTTATTTTCTCTGATGGAAATACCAACTTGGGTCATGAAAGCATCAGAAGAATCGTAAATATGTTTAGCGACCCGAAAGTGGGTTGTGTTTCTGGTGAGAAAAGAATCTACCAAAAAGATAGTGATTCCGCTGCTGGAACAGAAGGTATATACTGGAAGTATGAGTCTACATTAAAAAAGTGGGATGCGGAACTTTATTCTGTTGTTGGTGCTGCGGGTGAATTATTCGCCATTAGAACCAGCCTATACGAACATGTGGAAAAAGACACCCTCCTCGATGACTTTATCATCAGTTTAAGAGTGGCCATGAAAGGCTATACCATACAATACGATCCTGAGGCTTATGCCATAGAAACCTCCTCAGCCAATGTAAAAGAGGAATTGAAAAGAAAAATCAGAATATCTGCAGGAGGAATCCAAAGTATTGTTAGAATGGCTCCCCTATTGAATATCTTCAAATATGGAACTTTAAGTTTCCAGTATATCTCGCACCGAGTGCTTAGATGGACGCTTGCGCCGCTTGGATTACTTATCCTTTTAATTACTAATTTATTCATCACAGCACAAGAAGGCTTTTTCAATTTCGAAAGCATTTTTACCTGGTTCATGTGGGGGCAAGTCGTATTCTATGCTGCAGCATTATTAGGATGGTTCTTCGAAAACAGGCAGATAAAAGTAAAAATACTATTTATCCCCTATTATTTCTTCATTATGAATCTATCTGTCTATCTAGGATTCAGAAGATATATCAAAGGGAACCAATCAGTTAAATGGGAAAGAGCACAACGTGCAAAATAA
- a CDS encoding NADH:ubiquinone reductase (Na(+)-transporting) subunit B: MKALQKFMDKVRPNFQKGGKYQYLHSTFDAFDTFLFVPGHVTKKGSHIRDGVDLKRTMFLVVIAAMPALLFGMWNVGYQHFLNINETATFMETFFYGFLKVLPLVIVSYVVGLGVEFIFAQMRGHEVNEGYLVSGFLIPLIIPVSTPLWMVGLATIFAVIIGKEVFGGTGMNIVNPALLARAFLFFAYPSQMSGDKVWIAEQVDGTTGATPLGHLLTATDKLPELPSVMESFIGTIPGSVGETSTLAILIGAVILLFTGIASWRVMFSVFAGGYLMGLVFNLIGANAYMTLPAHMHLLIGGFAFGAVFMATDPVSAAQTNRGKYIYGFLIGLMAVLIRVVNPAYPEGMMLAILLLNVFAPLIDHYVVAGNIKRRLNRMKKIAA; encoded by the coding sequence ATGAAGGCTTTACAAAAATTTATGGATAAAGTCCGCCCGAATTTTCAAAAGGGAGGAAAGTATCAGTATCTGCATTCAACTTTTGATGCTTTTGATACCTTTCTTTTTGTTCCGGGACATGTGACCAAAAAAGGAAGTCACATTCGCGACGGTGTGGATTTAAAGAGAACTATGTTTTTGGTGGTAATCGCAGCAATGCCAGCTTTGTTGTTTGGTATGTGGAATGTGGGTTATCAGCATTTTCTAAATATTAACGAGACTGCTACATTTATGGAAACCTTTTTCTATGGTTTCTTGAAAGTATTGCCATTGGTAATCGTTTCTTATGTAGTAGGTTTGGGTGTGGAATTTATCTTCGCTCAAATGAGAGGACATGAGGTGAACGAAGGTTACCTAGTTTCAGGTTTCCTAATCCCTTTAATTATTCCTGTATCTACTCCTTTATGGATGGTAGGATTGGCAACTATTTTTGCCGTTATCATTGGTAAGGAAGTATTTGGTGGAACGGGTATGAATATCGTCAACCCTGCTCTTCTAGCTCGTGCTTTCCTCTTCTTTGCTTATCCTTCTCAAATGAGTGGTGACAAAGTTTGGATAGCTGAACAAGTAGATGGTACTACAGGAGCTACTCCTCTAGGACATCTTCTTACTGCAACAGATAAATTACCTGAATTACCATCTGTTATGGAATCTTTTATAGGAACCATTCCAGGTTCTGTTGGTGAAACTAGTACACTGGCTATTTTAATTGGTGCTGTTATTTTATTATTCACTGGTATTGCCAGTTGGAGAGTCATGTTTAGTGTATTTGCTGGTGGTTATTTAATGGGATTGGTTTTCAATTTAATTGGAGCTAATGCCTATATGACACTTCCTGCTCACATGCACCTATTGATTGGTGGATTTGCTTTTGGTGCTGTATTTATGGCTACCGACCCAGTCTCTGCTGCTCAAACCAACAGAGGTAAATATATCTATGGTTTCCTAATTGGACTCATGGCGGTATTGATTCGTGTGGTGAATCCTGCTTATCCAGAAGGAATGATGTTGGCGATTCTTTTATTGAATGTTTTTGCTCCTCTAATCGATCATTATGTGGTAGCTGGAAACATCAAGAGAAGATTGAATAGAATGAAAAAAATAGCTGCGTAA
- a CDS encoding DMT family transporter — translation MPNHLKGIIFASITAFFWGFLAIALKVATDSFNVTNLVWFRFTFAFMVMLGYFAIKDPQKLKILIHPPLLALLAALGLALNYYGFTSGINHTSPSTAQIVIQLGPISLGLVGYLFFKEKIGKTQIMGFGVAFIGLAFFYYNQVSKIIDSEINVFNMGFIWIVIAALAWLTYASLQKILVKKHDSQMLNLIIFGLPALIYTPFVSFGDFHGIGLNNWLLLLFLGANTVIAYGCLSLAFKYTDVNKVSVIITLNPIITFIVMAILYQMDVSWINTEKMDLHTWLGALMVITGAVMVVYFKKKEK, via the coding sequence ATGCCAAATCATCTTAAGGGGATTATTTTCGCCTCTATTACTGCTTTTTTCTGGGGATTTTTAGCCATTGCACTCAAAGTAGCTACCGATTCGTTCAATGTAACCAATTTGGTATGGTTTAGGTTTACCTTTGCCTTTATGGTGATGTTAGGATATTTTGCTATTAAAGATCCCCAAAAACTCAAAATACTCATCCATCCGCCTTTGCTAGCCCTACTTGCAGCTTTAGGATTAGCACTGAATTATTATGGATTTACTAGTGGAATAAATCATACCTCCCCCAGCACAGCCCAAATAGTTATTCAACTGGGACCAATCTCATTAGGTTTAGTCGGTTATCTTTTCTTTAAAGAGAAGATTGGAAAGACGCAAATAATGGGATTTGGAGTTGCATTTATAGGATTAGCTTTTTTCTATTACAATCAAGTTTCAAAAATTATAGACAGCGAAATCAATGTCTTTAATATGGGATTTATATGGATAGTTATTGCTGCTTTAGCTTGGCTTACCTATGCCAGTTTGCAAAAGATTTTAGTTAAGAAACACGATAGCCAAATGCTCAACCTTATCATCTTTGGTTTACCTGCATTAATCTACACTCCTTTTGTATCCTTTGGAGACTTTCATGGAATTGGACTTAATAACTGGTTATTACTATTATTTCTAGGAGCAAATACCGTGATTGCTTATGGCTGTTTATCACTAGCTTTTAAATATACCGATGTTAACAAAGTATCAGTTATTATAACACTTAATCCTATCATTACTTTTATAGTAATGGCCATACTCTATCAAATGGACGTAAGCTGGATAAATACTGAAAAAATGGATCTACACACATGGCTTGGCGCTCTAATGGTCATTACTGGTGCAGTGATGGTGGTCTATTTTAAGAAGAAAGAAAAGTAG
- a CDS encoding Na(+)-translocating NADH-quinone reductase subunit A, producing MSTITTIKKGLDIKLVGEAEKTITEVLAKRIALKPTDFTGVFPKLLVKEGDKVKAGTPIFFDKYRDNIVFTSPVSGEVSEIKRGAKRKLLEIIITADSKSESLDFGVADPTKLNKESVTEKLLKSGLWSMIKQRPYSVIANPEAQPKAIFISGFDNAPLGPDYDFILHGKGEAFQAGLDALTKLTEGKVNVNIHSDLTKTKVLLNSKNVQVNEFKGKYPSGMVGPQIAALNPINKGEVVWVVNPQDVINIGQLFLTGKVCSEKIIAITGSEVLKPRYIKTSSGVCLHDILQDNISDVEKRFVSGNPLTGSQVELTGFLGAYDHQITVLPEGTDQRFLGWIMPNTDQFSYYKSMFSWLTPNKKYKLDTNMKGGERAFVVTGKFEEVFPFDIYPMQLIKAVMAEDIDMMEQLGIYEVEAEDFALLEFISTSKIEIQSIIHDGLEFLRKEMS from the coding sequence ATGTCAACAATTACAACGATTAAAAAGGGGCTTGATATTAAACTGGTTGGTGAGGCTGAAAAAACTATAACCGAAGTTCTAGCAAAACGAATTGCGCTTAAACCTACTGATTTTACAGGAGTTTTTCCTAAACTTTTAGTAAAAGAAGGAGACAAGGTTAAAGCAGGTACACCGATATTTTTCGATAAATATCGAGACAATATAGTTTTTACTTCACCAGTAAGTGGAGAAGTATCTGAAATCAAAAGAGGAGCGAAGAGAAAACTGTTGGAGATTATCATTACAGCAGATTCAAAAAGCGAATCATTAGATTTTGGAGTAGCAGATCCTACCAAATTAAACAAAGAGTCAGTTACCGAAAAATTATTAAAGAGTGGTTTATGGTCAATGATAAAACAAAGACCATATTCTGTTATTGCCAATCCAGAGGCCCAACCAAAGGCTATTTTTATTTCTGGTTTTGATAATGCACCACTAGGACCTGATTACGATTTTATTCTTCATGGAAAAGGGGAGGCTTTCCAAGCTGGTTTAGATGCTTTAACTAAACTAACTGAAGGAAAAGTAAATGTGAATATCCACTCAGATCTTACTAAAACTAAAGTGCTCTTGAATAGTAAAAATGTTCAAGTAAACGAGTTTAAGGGAAAGTATCCATCTGGAATGGTTGGTCCACAAATTGCGGCTCTCAATCCTATCAATAAAGGAGAAGTAGTTTGGGTAGTGAATCCTCAGGATGTAATAAACATTGGTCAGTTATTCTTAACAGGAAAAGTATGTAGCGAGAAAATTATCGCTATTACCGGTTCTGAAGTTTTAAAACCTCGTTATATCAAAACTTCTTCGGGAGTTTGTTTACACGATATTCTGCAGGATAATATAAGTGATGTTGAAAAGCGCTTTGTTAGTGGTAATCCGTTAACTGGTAGTCAAGTGGAACTTACAGGTTTCCTTGGGGCTTACGATCATCAAATAACAGTTCTACCAGAGGGAACGGATCAGCGATTCCTAGGCTGGATTATGCCAAATACCGATCAGTTTAGTTATTATAAGTCTATGTTTTCTTGGTTAACGCCGAATAAAAAATATAAACTAGATACTAATATGAAAGGTGGTGAACGTGCTTTTGTGGTGACAGGAAAGTTCGAAGAGGTATTCCCTTTCGATATTTATCCAATGCAATTGATCAAAGCGGTGATGGCTGAAGATATTGACATGATGGAACAATTAGGGATTTATGAAGTAGAAGCAGAGGATTTCGCATTATTGGAATTTATCAGCACTTCTAAGATTGAAATCCAGTCCATTATTCACGACGGTCTTGAGTTTTTAAGAAAAGAAATGAGTTAA